CGTCAATTATTTTCTCGCCAATCCTTATTCGCACGATCTGACCGACCGCGATCAGACCGGAATTGATAGAGGATATCTCACCCTGCAGCCGATAGCGGCTAAGATCAGCCACCCGTGCCACCACGTCTCCCTCTCTGATCGGAAATCCGATGGAATCGTTCACCCAGGTGACGATTCCGTCGAGCGTCGAGGGGGCATTCGAGAGAGCCAGCCGGCGGCTGATTTCGTTTAATGTTTTTTCCTGAAGATGAACCTGCAGCAAAAGGGATTGCAGGTCCGTTTCCATCGAAGCGCGCTGATTATCGATCTGAAGATTCAAGACCGCCAGTTCGCGATCCGCGATTTCTGAAGCAAGCGCGGCTCGTTGCAGCTCTTCCTCACTGCTGGCCCCGATCTCATTTAGCCGTTTGATACGGTCATATTGAATTCTGACAAATCGCGCCTGAAGTTCTTTAACTTCCTTGGAGGCCTGCAATTCCGCCTGTTTTCGCTCCAGCTCCAGCCCCATCTGAGTTCTCTTATACCGCAATAATTCCAATTGCTCTTTTGTCTTATCATATTCAATTTGAAGATTATCTTTTTCCAATTCGAGGATTGACTGCCCCGCCTTGACATTATCGCCGGGTCGAAGAAGACACTTGCGCAAAATGCTGTTATTTGGTGCGGTAATGGCCTGTTCTATTTCCGGGACAATCGTTCCGCTGGCATTGAGAGTGGCTTCAATATCGCCACTTTCTGCCACCGAATATCTTATCCGCGCCCATTCCACCGAACGGGTACTGAATTGCCTGATGATGAAAATTATTAATAGAAATGAAATAAAAATGGATATTCCGACTATCCAGCGTTTGCGCCGCTGTTTTAATATGATATCTTTTGGCAACTGTCGATCCATAGAATTTTATCCTCAGAAAATTTAATTTCTGCTTAATCAATATCAATATCTGTGCCAACGGGTAAGTTGCAGTATGGCAATATAATAAGTCCGGCATCCGGATAAAATACTGTCCGGAAATGGACAGTTTGCACGATATTTGATAATTGCTTAAGACTCAGAGCAAGGTGGACGAAGAAAATTAGCGTCGACCGGTAGATTTCATATCCGCTTGATTATCAAACATAGCCGAGTCCAGAAGCCACGGCGAAAAAGATTCGTTTATAGACGCGACAGAAGTTTTGGCAGTAGAGAAGATTCGGATCAATTTGATGAAGTTAAAAATGGAGCAGAAATTGCCAAATGTGTAATATAGACAATCATACCCAGAATTGCTCAAGACAGCGACCAAATGATTTGTGCCAGATTTGTGACAACTTCAATACAAAACATATCAAAACAGATCAAAAGACATCAAAGCACATCAAAGACCGAATTTATTGGCATATTTAAAGTTATGGCGGAATTCGTTGATTACTAACAGGTTGCGAAAATGGGTCCTTGCGAATCCGGGGTTCGAGTCCCTGCACCGCTATTTATTGCAATACAAAACCATACTTGGCCAATGATAGATTATATATATCAATTATTGTGTTCAAGTCCGGCAACGGCCTCTGAACGAAGGTTTTCGGCCACTTATCTGAATGGTTTGTGAAATTCCCGGTCCATGAAACCAATAAGAGTTTATGAACTGCAAATTAAAGATACTTAAGCTCTGGCAGAACGGATGCTCTTCGTTAAGCAAGGGTCGGGGGAAAGGAATCTTAATGGTGAACTCCAAGCTAATGGCTGAATTACTAATCAATTTGACAATGCTGAGCGGACTCTCGGCGAGCCATTGAAATCCTTCTCGGGCAACGATGACAAAATCCTCGTGCAGTTCATGCAAGACATGAATTCGGTGATAGGCAGTTCTATGACGGGCAGATTCGAAGGAATGATAAATATGAGATAATTGCCGGTTGAAAGGAAAGGGATAGATCCGGCTAATTTCAGTGAAGAAGTTTTTGATAACTGAATAAATTTAGCGGAATGACTGTGTTTTGCGTGGATCCCAAGAATAAGGAGATAATCCTTCAAAATCTCTCATTTCTTGGTATTCCCGAGTTCCGTCATGATTCGATGCTGGCCGAAATATCCATTTACGAGAGCCTCAATAGCCTTCTCCAATCGTTTCCAACCATAATTGGAATGCAGGTCAATTCCCATATATTCATCGGCCACTTTCGACTGCAGAACCAGAAAAGTAATGCCGGCATGGAGCAGCGCGGCCGCGGCACCGAGGTCAATATCGCAGTATTTAGCGGCATCTATTGGAAGTGCCCCCAATATCTCGGTCCGCTGTTTTTCGCGGATCCGGGACAATTGCTCGGTCAGCTCGTTTTTCTGAATCAATTCCCAGCGCATGATTTCTTGGGTCACTTTGCGGCGACGAATCTCTTTGAGATAATTGCTGAGCAGAGTAACGCTGATCTGCTCGGTATTGGTAACACGTCGTAAATTAATATCGGCGCCGAGAAGCTCAGTGGCTGAAGGCCAATAGCCCCCCTCTTGCGCAAAGGCGCGAAGAAGCTCGGCAAGGCCACCGAAGTAACGATAGATGAGAACTTTGCTGACCTTGGCTTCACGGGCAATCGAATTAATTCCCAGGTTTTCGAATCCCTTTTGCGACAACAGACGCCCCAGAGCCTGCAATATTCTTTCTCGAGTCATTTCCTTATCACGCTCCATTTGTCACTCCTGCCAATTTGTCAAATAATATGTCGGATTTTCCCGAATTTCTCTGTCTAAGACGGCTTTCAAATGAAAAGGCCGGGGATTCAGCACTCTCACGCCTTTCTGGATACAATGCCGAATCGCGTCAACTGAAAGATAAAGACTTTTTTCCTAAACACCACATATATTCAGCATTGATTTCGACACCAAAATGTAAGAGAGATTTTAGCAAATAACCATCAGACCTGCCGCGAAGTGGGATTTATTATTCGAAAGACAGAATCTGTAAGGTGTTGAGGCAAATTTATGTAACCAATGGGTAACGCGCATGGGAATACGTTACCGTATGGTTACTAATGACCATGAGTGGCCTTAAATCTTAGCCCACCGCGACTGCATTTGGTATACTGCCCGGTTACATTGCTTTAACCCATAATTAATTAATCATATGGTTTTCAACAACTTCATATCGAGATCCAATAAAGACATAAAACAGGATTGTTAGTATCATATATTTATTGATAATGTATACTATTTTTATCCCTTTATGCAATTGTGCTTTCTTTTTTGTGCTGTAAACCCCCTTCGGCCAAAATGTGACAAATAACTTTTCTCTTGACGCTGTTTTGATTCAAGGTAGATTCCAAAATAGAGATTCTATAAAACGGACGACTTCTATTTATTACAAAATTCGTCCTATTTAGTCCGAATCGTTAAGCGATCTGAGTGAGGTCATATGAAAGATGAAATAGTTCCTCTTCCAAAAGCTGAAGCCGAATTACGGGCGGCTTTCTGGAACCAGGTTAGTAGTTTCCCCGAGGGGTATAAAATCAAGCACTGTCTTCAATGTGGGACCTGTTCCGGGACCTGCCCCGTTTCTTACGCGATGGATATCAGTCCCCGGCAAATTATCGCCCTTTTCCGGGCGGGACACATTGAGGAAATTCTCAGCAGCCGTGCCATCTGGCTCTGCGCATCCTGCTATTCCTGCACGGTGCGCTGTCCGGCAGGTATCAAAATCACCGACACCCTCTATGCCCTCAAAAGGCTGGCCATGGAGAAGGAAATCTACCCGCGCCGTTTCCCTGTCCACTCGCTGTAAGAGGCTTTTGCAAATAATGTCTACTAATATGGACGATACTATGAATTAGGTCTGGGCATCAGGTATCTTTTGTCGACCGACATTGTGAAATTATTCTCCAATATAGGTTATGGTCTCAGGATGATAAAACGGGGTCGTCTCGCCATCATCCCGAAAAAGCTCAAACGGATCAATCAGATCCGGGCTATTATTGAGAAAGCCAATCAATTCGAGGAGGCCTGATGTTAGAGTATGCTTATTACCCCGGTTGCAGCCTGGAGCACACGGCCAGCCCCTATGATAAATCGATTCGAGCCGTTTTCCAAACGCTGGGAGTCGGCTTGCATGAAATCGAAGATTGGAATTGCTGCGGCGCCACGATGTATATGTCCACCAAGAAGATTGTCGGCTATTCTATCAGTGCGCGCAATCTCGCCATAGCGCAGAATATGGGGATGCCGATTTGTGCTCCTTGCAGCAGTTGTTATACCATCCTTCAAAAGACCAATCGTCACATTGCCTGGGATCCCAAAGAGCGAGCCAAAATAAATGAGGCCCTTAAGGCCGCCGATCTCTCCTACGATACCCATGTTGATGTCCGCCATCCTCTTGATATCCTGTCAAACGATATTGGACTGAATGCCATTGCCGCTCGGGTTGTAACCCCCCTTAAAGGCCTCAGAGTGGCGCCATATTATGGCTGCCAGATTGTTCGACCCCACGGGCAATTTGATGATGTCGATGACCCGGTCAAAATGGATCAACTCCTTTCTCGCATTGGCGCGGAAGTAGTCCATTATCCCTGTAAAGTGCGCTGTTGCGGAGGGATGTTGATGACCACTCAACAGAATATTGCCCTGGCCCTGAATCTGAAGCTTTTGGAGGCGGCTGCGGACAATGGCGCCGACATGATTGCCACCGCCTGTCCGCTCTGCCAGATGAATCTGGAAGCTTATCAGAAGAAGATCAATAAAGCCTTCAATCGTAATTTCAATATTCCGGTGGTTTATTTCAGCCATCTTCTGGGCATTGCCTTAGGCATCAAGCCCAACCAGATGGGAATCGAGCAATTTATCATCAGCCCGGATAAACTCACGAGTATTGCCGGGGAGGTAAAAATATGAGCGTTGTTCCCTCTAGCAATAGTAATGCTCGAATCGGTGTCTATGTTTGCCACTGCGGCACAAATATCGCAAAGACGGTCGACGTGGTTAAGGCGGCGGAGGCGATGCAGAATCTGCCCGGGGTTGTCGTATCGCGACACTATCGTTTTATGTGCTCCGATCCCGGTCAGGAACTGATACAAAAAGATGTTAAAGAGCAGAACCTGAATCGCATTGTAGTAGCCGCATGCAGTCCTCTCATGCACGAAGCTACTTTCCGTAAAGCGGTGGAATCAGCCGGCCTGAATCGCTATTTCTTCGAGATGGCCAATATCCGCGAACAGGTCAGCTGGGTGACCATTGACCCCCGAACCGCAACCGAAAAGGCCATAAGGCTTCTTCGCGGAGCGGTGGCCCGGATCAAATTTCACGAACCGCTTGAAATGCGCCGTGTCCCCATTACAAAACGCGTTCTCATTATTGGAGGCGGTATTGCGGGCATTGAATCGGCACTGCAGATTGCCGACGCCGGTTTCGAAGTGATTCTAGTGGAAAAAGACTCCTCTATCGGTGGCCATATGTCCCGTTTTGATAAAACCTTTCCCACTCTCGATTGCGCAGCCTGCATTCTTACGCCGAAAATGGTCGCCGTAGGGAAACATCCCAACATTCGGCTGATGACCTGGGCCGAAATTGAGGATGTCCAGGGATATGTGGGGAATTTCAAAGTGAAGATTCGAAAGAAAGCCCGCTATGTCGATCCAACTCAATGCAATAGTTGCGGCTCATGCTATGAAGCCTGCCCCAGTCGTCCTTATCCGACATCACGCAGGTTGATGCTTGGTAAGCAGATTATCAAAGAAGGAAAAGCGCTGGAAATTCGTCATCCCGGCATTATGGGACCGGAACATGACCTGACCGTCCTGACCGGCGCACAGCCGATGCCGGAAGCTTCTACCGTGCCGACCAAAGGAGGTGCCCGATGAGTATCGCGGTCAATGAGCAATATAGTCTGGAACAGGCAATTCATAATATCGTGGACCGATATCAGGCCAAGCCGACAGCCCTGATTATGGTCTTGCAGGATATTCAGAAGCATTACCGTTACCTGCCAAAGGAGGCACTGGATTTGGTAGCGCAGAAGATGGATCTTCCCATCGCCCAGATTTTTGGAGTGGCGACTTTCTTCCGTGCTTTCAGTCTTAAGCCGAAGGGAAAGCACCATGTTTGCGTATGCACCGGCACTGCCTGCCACGTTCGTCAAGCCAATGTCATTGTTGATAAATTTGAACGCGATTTTGGCATCAAGCCGGGCGAGACGACCTCCAATCTGGATTTTAGTCTTGAAACGGTTAACTGCATGGGCGCCTGTGCGCTCGGCCCGCTCATAACGGTCGATGACGAATATTATGGGAATATGACGGTACCCAAGGCTGATTCCATTATGCGGAAATTGCGCAGCAAAGATGAAGGCGCCGATGAGAGTGAGGAGGCGGTATGAAATTGTCAAAATTGACCTCACCGAAAGACCTGAGCGACCTGGCGAGGAAATTAGTCGAGCAGAGGCGGGGAAATAAAACCATTATCTCAATCTGTGCCGGTACAGGTTGCCTTGCCTGTGGCTGTGAAAAGGTCATCAGCGCCCTCCGCAATAAGATCACATCCTGTGGTCTTGACGAACTGGTGGAAGTCAAGGCCACCGGCTGCCCCGGTCCGTGCGAACTGGGGCCATTGATGACGATTTATCCTAAGAAAATATTCTATGTGAAGGTGAAGCCGCAGGATGTCGACCTGATCGTCGACCAGACCATCAAGGCCGACAAGGTGGTACATAAACTTCTTTATAAGGACCCGGTAACCGGCAAGAGCGTTGAGCGCGAGGATGAAGTCCCCTTCTTCAAGAAGCAGATGCGCCATTTGATAGGTAAGAATAATCTTATCGACCCTACCTCTATTCATGATTATATCGTCTTGCACGGCTATCAGGCGATGGCCAAAGCGCTGACGACTATGAATCCGGAAAAGATTATTGATGAAATAAAGAAATCCGGATTGCGCGGCCGCGGCGGCGGTGGATACCTAACCGGGAAAAAATGGGATTCCTGCCGCAAAGCCAAAGGGACCCCTAGATATGTAATTTGCAATGCCGATGAAGGTGACCCCGGGGCCTTTATGGACCGCTCCCTTCTGGAAGGAAACCCTCATTCCGTGATTGAAGGAATGGTGATCGGCGCCTACGGCATCGGGAGCGAGTATGGTTATGTCTATGTTCGCAACGAATACCCGATGGCAGCCAAGCATATCATGACTGCGATTCTGGCGGCGCGGGAATACGGTCTTCTTGGCCATAATATCCTGGGGAGCGGATTCAATTTTGATCTTGAGGTTTCCCGCGGCGGTGGGGCCTTTGTTTGCGGTGAATCTACGGCGCTGATGGCCTCTTTGGAAGGAAAAACCGGCGAGCCTCGTGCCAAATATATACACACGGTCGAAGCCGGACTCTGGGATAAGCCATCAAATCTCAATAATGTGGAAACCTGGGCCAATGTCCCTCTGATAATCGACCGAGGGGCGGACTGGTATTCCAAAATTGGGACGGCCGGCTCCAAAGGGACCAAAATCTTCGCCCTCACCGGTAAAGTGAACAATACCGGCCTCGTAGAAGTCCCCATGGGTATCACTCTCCGTGAAATTCTGTATGATATCGGCGGAGGAGTTCGCGGTAACAAGCAATTCAAGGCGGTGCAGACGGGGGGACCATCGGGCGGAACGCTTATCGTAGAAGTGGGCGAACCGATGATTCATGACAGCATGGTCGCCCATGGTGATATCCGCAAGGATGAACAGGCCGTAAATCTCCTGGATTTGCCGGTTGATTTCGATGAGTTGACCAAAGCCGGATCGATGATGGG
The genomic region above belongs to Candidatus Zixiibacteriota bacterium and contains:
- a CDS encoding HlyD family efflux transporter periplasmic adaptor subunit, with protein sequence MDRQLPKDIILKQRRKRWIVGISIFISFLLIIFIIRQFSTRSVEWARIRYSVAESGDIEATLNASGTIVPEIEQAITAPNNSILRKCLLRPGDNVKAGQSILELEKDNLQIEYDKTKEQLELLRYKRTQMGLELERKQAELQASKEVKELQARFVRIQYDRIKRLNEIGASSEEELQRAALASEIADRELAVLNLQIDNQRASMETDLQSLLLQVHLQEKTLNEISRRLALSNAPSTLDGIVTWVNDSIGFPIREGDVVARVADLSRYRLQGEISSINSGLIAVGQIVRIRIGEKIIDGKISSISPLVRNSLTSFDVQLDNPNDEILRPNLRTDVFVVTSSVNNVVRVSNGPFYEGLHDQTIFVINGNRAQSRKVDIGAANFNWVEVQGGISPGDTVIVSDMKKYREAKLLTIKNRKDAISQNR
- a CDS encoding helix-turn-helix domain containing protein — its product is MERDKEMTRERILQALGRLLSQKGFENLGINSIAREAKVSKVLIYRYFGGLAELLRAFAQEGGYWPSATELLGADINLRRVTNTEQISVTLLSNYLKEIRRRKVTQEIMRWELIQKNELTEQLSRIREKQRTEILGALPIDAAKYCDIDLGAAAALLHAGITFLVLQSKVADEYMGIDLHSNYGWKRLEKAIEALVNGYFGQHRIMTELGNTKK
- a CDS encoding 4Fe-4S dicluster domain-containing protein is translated as MKDEIVPLPKAEAELRAAFWNQVSSFPEGYKIKHCLQCGTCSGTCPVSYAMDISPRQIIALFRAGHIEEILSSRAIWLCASCYSCTVRCPAGIKITDTLYALKRLAMEKEIYPRRFPVHSL
- a CDS encoding CoB--CoM heterodisulfide reductase iron-sulfur subunit B family protein — encoded protein: MLEYAYYPGCSLEHTASPYDKSIRAVFQTLGVGLHEIEDWNCCGATMYMSTKKIVGYSISARNLAIAQNMGMPICAPCSSCYTILQKTNRHIAWDPKERAKINEALKAADLSYDTHVDVRHPLDILSNDIGLNAIAARVVTPLKGLRVAPYYGCQIVRPHGQFDDVDDPVKMDQLLSRIGAEVVHYPCKVRCCGGMLMTTQQNIALALNLKLLEAAADNGADMIATACPLCQMNLEAYQKKINKAFNRNFNIPVVYFSHLLGIALGIKPNQMGIEQFIISPDKLTSIAGEVKI
- a CDS encoding NAD(P)H-dependent oxidoreductase subunit E, which produces MSIAVNEQYSLEQAIHNIVDRYQAKPTALIMVLQDIQKHYRYLPKEALDLVAQKMDLPIAQIFGVATFFRAFSLKPKGKHHVCVCTGTACHVRQANVIVDKFERDFGIKPGETTSNLDFSLETVNCMGACALGPLITVDDEYYGNMTVPKADSIMRKLRSKDEGADESEEAV
- a CDS encoding 4Fe-4S binding protein, coding for MKLSKLTSPKDLSDLARKLVEQRRGNKTIISICAGTGCLACGCEKVISALRNKITSCGLDELVEVKATGCPGPCELGPLMTIYPKKIFYVKVKPQDVDLIVDQTIKADKVVHKLLYKDPVTGKSVEREDEVPFFKKQMRHLIGKNNLIDPTSIHDYIVLHGYQAMAKALTTMNPEKIIDEIKKSGLRGRGGGGYLTGKKWDSCRKAKGTPRYVICNADEGDPGAFMDRSLLEGNPHSVIEGMVIGAYGIGSEYGYVYVRNEYPMAAKHIMTAILAAREYGLLGHNILGSGFNFDLEVSRGGGAFVCGESTALMASLEGKTGEPRAKYIHTVEAGLWDKPSNLNNVETWANVPLIIDRGADWYSKIGTAGSKGTKIFALTGKVNNTGLVEVPMGITLREILYDIGGGVRGNKQFKAVQTGGPSGGTLIVEVGEPMIHDSMVAHGDIRKDEQAVNLLDLPVDFDELTKAGSMMGSGGMIVMDEDSCMVDVAKYFLNFLQEESCGKCLPCREGIRTMLEILTRITQGKGRLEDLEVLEDLSQVIIDTSLCQLGGSAPNPVLSTLRYFRQEYLAHINEKCCPAGVCKDLVSHAIDSKCNGCHACFKSCPTNAIIGKPKELHYIDQAKCIQCGACYQICQYDAIKRVKRGMGDSIQTGAREIWRPSAKLETVNMA